The Zymoseptoria tritici IPO323 chromosome 4, whole genome shotgun sequence genome includes the window TTATCGCACTGTCCGTCAGATGGTGTCGTCCATTTCTCTGGTCGTGAAAGACCTCGGAAAGTATTGAGATTGACCGTGGTGTGCTTCGAGCGGGATGCTGGTCGTCAGTCAGGACTCTTGTCAAAGTTGTGCCGATTGATTCGAGAAGATCAGGATACTTCTGGCGGCGTAGGCGATGGCAGGCTGTCATTTTCCAGAGTCTGTGCCGAGACATCTGGGAGCCGTACCTTGGGATTGACATAGTTCGTACCATTGAGAGGTTCGTGGAACTGGGCAGTCCGGTTCGTGGCATCCTGTGGCTCAATATTGAGCCGTCCGTCAGATCCACCAAAAGCTCACACtaaagctcgtcgtcgcacTCTCCACATAATGCCACCAACCCAGCGGCACGTACAGTGAGTCTCCCGGTCCCAGCATCGCTTCGACATACCGAGCCTCTTCTGCATGCGGGAATTCGACCTCATGACTTTTCCTCGCCTGCTTGAAGTCTTCTGCTCTGACCTCATGCTTCCCAATCGCCGGTCTCAGAAGCTGTACATCAATTCCAGACGTATTACTCCCATCTACACCCATCCCATCTTTTCCTCTTGGGTACAACCTCTCTCGCTCCTCAGGCGGACACAAGCGGATGTACTTCCATCCAACAACCTGACAGAACAGATTATGCCACGGATCGGTGTGAAGTGGCGTTTTGGTCCCAGCTGGGCCGAGCCAGGCGTTCATTCGCGGTGCCTCGCCGTGGTGTGGAAGAGAAGTGGCGAGACCTGGAGTTTGAAGTGCGGCACCTATggatggaggcggagagacGGTAAGGAGAGAGGGTGACATGATATCCCGGGCGAGGGACGGTATGTGTGCGAAAAGGTCGTGTTGGGCGAGGTAGGCAACTTCTTTTGGAACGTGCCCTGAATCTCGTGCATGGCTCTCGAGTGGACCGAGGTAGGTGTCTGCAAATTGGCCGAATGTGACTATCTTCTGAGACCAGTCTTGAGAGGTGTAAGACGAACCAATCTCGATAGGAACAAGTCGAAGGCCGCCCATCGTACGGTGGTGGAGATATCCCAGATCTCGCCAGAGATGAAGAGCAGGCCAGTCTGACAGGAGGTCTGGGATTATGATGGGATGTGGCGGCTGACAAGTGGTGAGGTACTCGAAGAAGCCATCACGATCGAAAGACTTCCTGGTACGGGCGATTGGGCTGGACGTCTGGAGAGCCGGAGGAGGGCCAACGTGGAAGAGCTGTGGCTTCGCATTGCTGTTGCACTGCTGCGCTATCGGCTCCAGTTCCTCCAAAAGGACATTGATCACTTCTCGACGGGCAGGAGCCCCAGCAATGATGATGGCACGATCAAGCACAGCAATGACTTCTGCCAGCCATATCTTGAGAGCATCTTCGTCTGCGCTCGGTGGCTGTGATGGGAGCAGACAAAACACGACATGGAGGCTGACCTCCTCAAACAGTCTCAGCCAGCAGACGTCGACTTCGTCTGCTTTTCTGGAGTAGAGCATTCGATGTGCCTCTCGCAGAACTTCTCTCGGTCGAATAGCCAGggcggagagaagagcgTTCCCACATCTTAGTATAGGATCGTCTCCTGGATGCGGTCGAGTCAACTGTTCTTGAAGGAATCGCTCAGGACATGTTCCAATTTGTCCCGGAGATGAGGGGGAActctcatcgtcgtcgtcgtcgaggtccATAGGCTCCAAGGGCATGGCCATGGTCCTCAGTTGTATGGCCTTCGAAGCGGAACGAATGGCTCATGGCGACGGCAAGGTAGTCTTAGAGGCGCTCGCGAAGTTACATCTCTGCATTTCTGCCTCAAGAACTGTCCAAACGGAGTTGGAGTTGTGGAGGTAAAAGACCAAGGTAAAGTCGACGATGGACGGGATGTCGATCACCAGCACCACTTGATGACTCAGCTTCGACATGTCCAAGACTTCTGTCCGTTGATGACCACGACCTTTGCATCAACGACACGAGACGCGGGTCGGAAGTTCTGAAGTTCCAAAGAAAACTTGGAGCTCCAGCACCAACGAGAGATACCATACCACGAGACATCCGAGTAGACAATCCGAGACCGATCAGACGAAAGAGACGCATATCTCGACAAAGCTGCCAGACCGACAATCGATACCAGCGCAAGCGGCGCTTCTCCTCTTTCAAGATGCAGGCTCCAGTGGTAGTGATGAGTAGGTCCTCAATATACCACAGATCAATACACATGAGACTGACACGCCACAGACACGGCAACAGGTGACCGCAAGACTGGCCGGCAAGCGCAAACCTCGAACATCACCGCCGCGAAGACCGTCGCCGACATCATCCGATCATGTCTAGGACCAAAGGCCATGCTGAAGATGCTGCTGGATCCCATGGGAGGAATTGTCCTGACTAACGACGGCCACGCCATTCTCCGTGAGATCGAAGTCGCCCACCCTGCAGCAAAGAGCATGATTGAGTTGGCACGGACACAAGATGAGGAGGTTGGCGATGGCACCACGACTGTGATCATTCTCGCGGGAGAGATTCTCGCCCTGTCCCTACCACAACTCGAGCGCAACATCCATCCCGTTGTGATTATCCAAGCCTTCAAGCGTGCACTTGCCGACGTCATCAAAGTCATTCAGGACGTCTCCATTCCTGTGGacatcaacgacaacgaagtcATGCGAAATCTCATCTCGACATCCATCGGTACGAAATTCACATCGCGCTACTCAGACCTGATGTGCGATCTGGCGCTACAGGCAGTGCGGACGGTCAGCCATGATGCAGGCGGTGGCAAGAAAGAGGTGGACATCAAGAGATATGCGCGTGTGGAGAAGGTGCCGGGAGGagagatcgaggactccTGCGTGCTGGACGGCGTAATGCTGAACAAGGACATCACCCACCCAAAGATGCGTCGCCGGATAGAGAACCCTCGCATCGTCCTCCTGGACTGCACCCTTGAATACAAAAAGGGCGAGTCCCAAACAAACATCGAAATCAGCAAGGAGGAAGACTGGAACCGCATCCTACAAatcgaagaagagcaagttCGGGCCATGTGCgacgccatcatcgccgtcaAGCCGGATCTGGTCATCACCGAAAAGGGTGTCTCCGATCTTGCGCAACATTTCCTCCTCAAACATAACATCACCGCCCTGCGTCGTGTCCGCAAATCCGACACCAACCGCGTGGCCCGCGCTACTGGCGCAACAATCGTCAACAGTGTCTACGATCTCGCTGAGAGGGACGTCGGAACACACTGCGGCCTCTTTGAGATCTCCAAGATCGGCGACGAGTACTTCACCTTCCTGACAAAGTGCAAGGACCCCAAAGCATGCACCATCCTTCTCCGCGGACCATCCAAAGACATCCTCAACGAGATCGACCGCAACCTCCTCGACGCCATGTCCGTGGCTCGAAACGTCATCTTTCATCCATACCTCTctcccggcggcggcgccaCTGAAATGGCTTGCGCGGTCCGTCTCTCGCAAATGGCAAAAGGTGTTGAAGGTGTACAGCAATGGCCGTACAAGGCGATCGCagaggcgatggaggtcaTTCCGCGCACGCTGATCCAGAACGCTGGTGCATCTCCCATTCGCGTTTTGACTCAACTGAGAGCGAAGCACGCGGAAGGTGGCAGTACGTGGGGTATTGACGGTGATGCGGGTAAAGTGGTGGACATGAGGGACTTTGGCATTTGGGAACCGCAAGCTGTGAAGCTGCAGAGCGTCAAGACTGCGGTGGAGAGTGCATGCTTGTTGTTGAGAGTGGACGACATTGTGGGCGCGAAGAGTGCGGCtggaggtggcggcggaggtggtggagaggactGAAAAAGGAGACGGTCATGATGACAAGAGCTCGGAGAGTAGTTGACCATGGAGCAGGGAGCTCGCGCCTTCGGTCGCTTCCAGTTCCGTTCGTGTGCCCGCGAGAGGACGCGGGTCAAGCATGGGCCCAAGTTCGAGGCAGTTGACAGCATTGCCTTCCTTGGTACTCTCACTGATCGTGAGGCACATCTACCGTTGATCAAGACATACGAACCGTGAAACAACCCGCTGAAAGTACTCTGAAAGTACTCCGCATTGATCGCGATgcgacctcctctccaaaGTACACTCGTCTCGTCTCAACACTTTCGATATCAGCCCGCGACACGTGCCTGCCATCTTGTAGCGATGCAGATCCCGCGGCATATGGATCTAATGTGCTGGTTGCAGCACACCAAGGTGAGGTCGTTCACTAAGGTAATCCTCGGGTCCACCGCGGTCGAGATGCTAGACTGTCAAGCTCTTACGCACGTAGTGGTGACCTCTGCTGGACATACCACAACGCGAATATGCCTGCGCCGTGAATACCAGATAAATCTCCGTCCTCAGCATCTCCTGCAACGCACCTCACGCACAGAACTACTCCTCCAATGGACCCCAAAACCGCCATTAAACAATTGCACATCCAGCCGTACGCCATCCCGCAGAACATCCGCTCGCATTTCGAAGACAATGCAATCACGGCCAAATGTCTCTCCCTCCAGAACTACGAACCCACCGTGCCCTGGGCGCGCATGCAAGGCTCAGCAAAcggcctcttcctctccacgcTGAACAACGAAAATACCATCCCGCACTGGATCACGCTACGCACCAAGCAGCGACGAAACCTACCCACTGCGCCTACACCCGGTGTGGAAGTATCCACGACAACGAAACCCGATCTCATCACTCTGATCCACCTCGGTGGTTCCGGCGTCTGCAGTTTTCACAATACTCTCCACGGCGGCATGATCTCCACGTTATTCGacgaagtcttcttcgctACGCTTAATCATGTGATGTATACTCACCCAGCGGATGTGGATAACCCGACGAGGTTCTCGACGATGCAGCTGGATGTCAAGTACCGGCGGCCTGTCAGGGTGCCGGGTATCGTTGTCGTGAGAGCTTGGTGTCTGGCAATTGCGGGGAGGAAGTGTTGGACGTATGCCGAGCTGCTGCAGGAGTCTGGGGATGATCAGTCGCGTGCGAGTTCTACAGACGCGGGAGGTGCGGATGTGATGGAGAGGTTGCATGTGGCGGCCACATGTGAGGCATTCTGGCTCAGGTCGGGAGGGATGAAGTTGTGAAATAAGAGAGATGTCAAATAATGACGGGCTATTCGACTTAGTAAGCTGACGTGCTGCTGCCGTCGATGATGTATCATTCTTCCGACATTCCATCGATAAACATCAACGTCACTCCGACCTCCAAGTCAAACCGCATTTCCAATGGCAGCACAATCTCGGAAGCCCGTCCTCATCTCAGGCGCTGGtctcgcctccctcctcctaGCCCGCTCGCTTCGTCGCTCAAACATACCTTTCCAAGTCTTCGAACGGGACGAGTCAATATCATTTCGTGGTCAAGGCTACCGTCTGCGTCTCTCCGCCGAAGGGCTAGATGCTATTGAAGATGTCCTTGGCCCAGAAGGCTTCCCCAAGTTCTGGGACAAATGCGGGAAAACCGGAGGATCATCCGGACCCGGCACCATCGATGTCTTGACCGGTAAGGAGGTCGAGATGAACAAACCGGACCAGAAGCCAAAAGAAGATGAACCGACAGCACCGGATTCGAAACAGATGCTGACTTCAAGGGGTGATAAGACGATTGGTATTTCGAGAGGAGATATGAGATCGCTATTCCTCGAGGGTTGCGCGCCGTATGTCAAGTGGGGTCACCAGGTCACCGGGTATGAGTTGACCGCGAATGGAGTCAAGGCTGTGTTCAAAGATGGGTCGAagtcggaggagggagatctGCTGGTCGGTGGTGAGGGGATCTACAGCAAggtcgcaaagcaagtctcgcaGGGGAAATTGAAGACTTACGATACCGGTGCGAGCGGCATCCATGGACAAGCACCTACCACGGCGTTCAAAGAACTAGGCGAAGGGGTCTGGATGCTGAACGATAATTCAAGAGACGAGGGCAAGGTGTTTGTCATTACCAATGTCAGACCTGGTGACATGGACGATCCCGATGTTCAGTTTGGATGGACGATGGGCGGCGAGCCGGGAGTCATCTCACCGCCGAACAACAACTTTTCAATTGTTGGTAAGCCGGCAGCAGAGATGGCAAAGTCTCTGACTGCAAATTGGCATCCGAGGGTGAAGTCTCTATTTGATCAGATGGATGAAGCCAATGCGGCGTTCTGGAAGATTACCTGCAGTACTCCATCTGGAGTACCGGAATGGACAAATGAGCCGCGTGTGACTGGTGAATCGTCTCGACACCCTAACGATGAAATTCGCTGACCTCGTACAGTAATCGGCGACGCCGTGCACAGCATGACTCCCGCGGGTGGCATTGGTGCGAATACTGCAGTCCGGGATTCAGCTCTGCTTGGGAAGCTGCTGCACGAAGCAGGCGGTTGGAAGGAGGGTTTGACGGCGAAGTACGAGCAGGAGATGAGGGTTTACGGCAGCGAGGCCGTCGCTTGGAGCTACGGTATGGCTACCAAGCAGTTTGGTATCAAGATCGATGAGGAGACGAGTCCGACGGTGGGAGCGAACTGAACGCAGCTCATCCTGGTGACTTCCATCACAGGAACGACTGAGTGCAAACCCATTCATCACAAGATATTGCGGCCTGCACTGCCGAGCATTGGATCGATGTTATGGCATGATGCAGGTcttggacgaggaggacgtccTCAGGTCTGCCATCGCCTAGAACGTATCGCTGGCCTCGGAGCGGGATAGCGCGATCAAGTTCCTACTTGCCAGGTCGACGCCGAAGAGCTTTCAGCATCCTCTACACGAGACGTCTGTAGAGCTGTTGGATCCTCAGATCCAACTCAACGTCTTGATTCCATAGTCCAT containing:
- a CDS encoding t-complex protein 1 subunit gamma — translated: MQAPVVVMNTATGDRKTGRQAQTSNITAAKTVADIIRSCLGPKAMLKMLLDPMGGIVLTNDGHAILREIEVAHPAAKSMIELARTQDEEVGDGTTTVIILAGEILALSLPQLERNIHPVVIIQAFKRALADVIKVIQDVSIPVDINDNEVMRNLISTSIGTKFTSRYSDLMCDLALQAVRTVSHDAGGGKKEVDIKRYARVEKVPGGEIEDSCVLDGVMLNKDITHPKMRRRIENPRIVLLDCTLEYKKGESQTNIEISKEEDWNRILQIEEEQVRAMCDAIIAVKPDLVITEKGVSDLAQHFLLKHNITALRRVRKSDTNRVARATGATIVNSVYDLAERDVGTHCGLFEISKIGDEYFTFLTKCKDPKACTILLRGPSKDILNEIDRNLLDAMSVARNVIFHPYLSPGGGATEMACAVRLSQMAKGVEGVQQWPYKAIAEAMEVIPRTLIQNAGASPIRVLTQLRAKHAEGGSTWGIDGDAGKVVDMRDFGIWEPQAVKLQSVKTAVESACLLLRVDDIVGAKSAAGGGGGGGGED